In the Pseudomonas sp. ADAK2 genome, one interval contains:
- a CDS encoding efflux RND transporter periplasmic adaptor subunit, with product MAALSGCGPDKDSNVTAAPSVTVSQPVKSVITDWDSFTGRFEATDSVEVRSRVSGYLEKVAFQDGAIVKKGDLLFVIDSRSFQAAVVQAQGKLSQVRSQLALAEQEFARANVLIESKTIARSLYDQRLQALQAAQAEVLSAEGALSAAKLDLEFTRITAPMSGRISRKLISEGNLVNGGNSSATLLTTIVSIDPIDIYFDIDEQSYLKYRRQGNSAANQSQVRIALPGEVEPSMTGRMDFIDNRLDSSTGTLRQRARVSNKDLQLSPGQFGRVQFSSQAAYPALLLPDTAISVDATRKVVYVLNPQNKVEIRPVTLGKLHDGLREISSGLQAQDRVIVDGLQRVRAGDTATAQDRVLAQAAKTPEAQGAPL from the coding sequence ATGGCGGCCTTGAGCGGTTGTGGTCCGGATAAAGACAGCAACGTGACCGCTGCCCCGAGCGTGACGGTCAGTCAGCCGGTCAAGTCGGTGATCACTGACTGGGACAGTTTTACCGGGCGCTTCGAGGCGACCGATTCGGTGGAGGTTCGCTCGCGGGTCAGCGGCTATCTGGAGAAAGTCGCGTTTCAGGATGGCGCCATCGTCAAGAAGGGCGACTTGCTGTTCGTGATCGATTCGCGTTCGTTCCAGGCTGCCGTGGTCCAGGCGCAGGGCAAGCTGTCTCAAGTGCGCTCGCAACTGGCACTCGCCGAGCAGGAATTCGCCCGGGCCAATGTTTTGATCGAATCAAAAACCATCGCCCGCAGTCTCTACGACCAACGCTTGCAGGCGCTTCAGGCCGCGCAAGCCGAAGTCCTCAGTGCCGAGGGGGCGTTGAGCGCAGCCAAGCTGGATCTGGAATTCACCCGCATCACCGCGCCCATGAGCGGCCGGATCAGCCGCAAGCTGATCAGTGAAGGCAACCTGGTCAACGGCGGCAACAGCAGCGCCACGTTGCTGACCACCATCGTCTCGATTGACCCGATTGATATCTACTTCGATATCGATGAGCAGAGCTACCTCAAATACCGTCGGCAGGGCAATAGCGCGGCCAACCAGAGTCAGGTGCGGATTGCCTTGCCGGGTGAAGTCGAGCCGAGCATGACCGGGCGCATGGATTTCATCGACAACCGGCTCGACTCGTCCACGGGCACATTGCGCCAGCGGGCCCGGGTCAGTAATAAAGATCTGCAGCTCAGCCCCGGGCAATTTGGCCGGGTGCAGTTCTCCAGCCAGGCGGCTTACCCGGCACTGTTGCTGCCGGACACCGCGATCAGCGTCGATGCGACTCGCAAAGTTGTCTATGTACTCAACCCGCAGAACAAGGTCGAAATCCGGCCCGTCACCCTCGGTAAACTGCATGACGGTTTGCGCGAGATCTCCAGCGGTTTGCAGGCGCAGGATCGGGTGATCGTCGATGGTCTGCAACGCGTTCGGGCTGGCGATACCGCGACGGCCCAGGATCGTGTGTTGGCTCAGGCCGCGAAAACCCCTGAAGCCCAGGGAGCGCCGCTATGA
- the gabD gene encoding NADP-dependent succinate-semialdehyde dehydrogenase: protein MADTNFLATLDDPTLFREANYINGLWLEVGEGRSITVTNPATGKVLGRVPSFGASETALAIAAAKRAQPAWRALTAKERAVKLRHLFELMITHREDLARIMTAEQGKPLAESRGEITYAASFIEWFAEEGKRVYGDTIASHSTTSRIIVQKEPIGVFAAITPWNFPAAMITRKAGPGWAAGCTGVLRPASQTPFSAIAIAVLAERAGLPAGVCNVITGPGSEIGAELTSNPDVRKLSFTGSTEVGATLLAQCAPTIKKTSMELGGNAPFIVFDDADLDAAVQGALASKYRNAGQTCVCANRLLVQDGIYDAFAAKLKTAVEALKVGSGFEDDVTIGPLIDDAAVRKAEEHVADAVERGASVLVGGERHPLGGSFYQPTILVNVPRESKVFREETFGPVAPLFRFSTEAQAIEMANDTEFGLASYFYSRDIGRIMRVAEALECGIVGINEGLISTEVAPFGGVKSSGLGREGSKYGIEDYLEIKYLCLGGIDR, encoded by the coding sequence ATGGCCGATACAAACTTCCTGGCAACGCTCGACGACCCCACGTTGTTCCGTGAGGCGAACTACATCAACGGCCTGTGGCTGGAGGTGGGTGAGGGACGCAGCATTACCGTTACGAACCCGGCCACCGGCAAGGTACTGGGGCGCGTGCCTTCATTTGGGGCCAGTGAGACCGCCCTGGCCATCGCCGCCGCCAAGCGCGCGCAACCGGCGTGGCGAGCGCTCACTGCCAAAGAGCGCGCGGTAAAACTGCGCCACTTGTTCGAGTTGATGATCACCCACCGCGAAGACCTTGCGCGGATCATGACGGCCGAACAAGGCAAGCCGCTGGCCGAAAGTCGTGGCGAGATTACCTATGCCGCGTCTTTCATAGAATGGTTCGCGGAGGAGGGCAAGCGCGTTTATGGCGATACCATCGCCTCCCATTCAACGACCAGCCGCATCATCGTCCAGAAAGAACCGATCGGTGTGTTTGCCGCGATTACCCCGTGGAACTTCCCGGCAGCGATGATCACCCGCAAGGCCGGGCCAGGCTGGGCGGCCGGTTGCACCGGTGTATTGCGTCCCGCCAGTCAGACACCCTTTTCGGCGATTGCAATTGCAGTGCTGGCCGAGCGTGCCGGTCTGCCTGCCGGCGTGTGCAACGTGATTACGGGGCCGGGCAGTGAAATCGGGGCCGAACTGACCTCCAACCCGGATGTGCGCAAGTTGTCCTTTACCGGTAGCACCGAGGTCGGTGCCACACTGTTGGCCCAATGCGCGCCGACGATCAAAAAGACCAGCATGGAACTTGGCGGCAACGCCCCCTTTATCGTGTTTGACGATGCTGATCTGGATGCTGCGGTGCAGGGTGCGCTCGCGTCCAAGTACCGAAACGCCGGGCAGACCTGTGTGTGCGCTAACCGTCTGCTGGTCCAGGACGGTATCTATGATGCTTTCGCCGCCAAACTGAAAACCGCCGTCGAGGCCCTGAAAGTGGGCAGCGGATTTGAGGACGATGTGACGATCGGCCCGCTGATTGACGACGCCGCCGTGCGCAAGGCCGAGGAGCATGTCGCCGATGCCGTTGAGCGCGGAGCCTCTGTCCTGGTGGGGGGTGAACGCCATCCGTTGGGGGGCAGTTTCTACCAGCCGACCATCTTGGTGAACGTGCCAAGGGAGTCGAAGGTGTTCCGTGAGGAGACGTTTGGTCCCGTGGCACCGCTGTTCCGTTTCAGTACCGAGGCGCAGGCCATCGAGATGGCCAACGACACCGAGTTCGGTCTGGCCTCGTATTTCTACAGTCGGGATATTGGAAGGATCATGCGCGTGGCCGAAGCGCTTGAGTGTGGCATCGTCGGGATCAATGAGGGGTTGATATCTACGGAAGTGGCGCCGTTCGGCGGGGTAAAATCGTCGGGACTGGGTCGTGAAGGTTCCAAGTACGGGATCGAAGATTATCTTGAGATAAAGTATCTCTGCCTGGGAGGTATTGACCGCTGA
- a CDS encoding SRPBCC family protein, which produces MSEVRILISIARPAEQVWSLLGGFDWLPRWLDVIASSTLSDGGRLRHLKTADGAIIVERLLTFDEDEKHYSYALLEGPSPVTDYVGTMSAKDDGNGGTLASWSSTFLVQGADEAGVIGHFEALYRAGLERLKAVVESTD; this is translated from the coding sequence ATGAGTGAAGTCCGTATCTTGATTAGCATTGCACGTCCAGCCGAACAGGTCTGGTCGCTACTCGGCGGGTTTGATTGGCTACCTCGCTGGCTCGATGTCATCGCCAGCAGCACCCTCAGTGATGGCGGACGTTTGCGTCACCTCAAAACTGCCGACGGTGCGATCATTGTCGAGCGTTTGCTCACGTTCGATGAAGACGAAAAGCACTACAGCTATGCCCTGCTTGAGGGGCCTTCGCCAGTCACTGACTATGTAGGCACGATGTCAGCGAAGGACGATGGCAACGGGGGGACACTGGCGTCCTGGTCCAGCACCTTTCTCGTCCAGGGCGCAGATGAGGCCGGGGTCATCGGGCATTTCGAGGCACTCTACCGCGCAGGGCTGGAGCGCCTGAAGGCCGTCGTCGAATCCACGGACTGA
- a CDS encoding Nramp family divalent metal transporter, translating to MTTKTSLSEHPGMRAVPPSPMPGRLSLLMGPGLLIAVGYMDPGNWATGIAAGAQFGYSLLFMVVLSSLAAMLLQTLALRLGVVTGQDLAQTCRLRYGRPATLAHWAMAEIAIIATDIAEVLGAALAFKLLFNLPMALGIVLTAVSTLVILGLKGAANGRVQKIVLALVATIVLCFAIELALITLDVNALFQGFIPSLDTLAQPGALFIAVGIIGATVMPHNLYLHSSLARSNSVTHDGEQVKRSLRRGSNDTIRALSIAAAVQVAILLVAAAVFHDSGHTDIGGIEQAHQLLAPLTGVAISAVLFALALLASGQSSTLTGTLAGQVVLEGFLKLKVSLWKQRVVTRLLAMVPALCGILWLGDAAVGDLLVFSQVVLSVQLPFAVYPLIRFTSDKTLMGDFAISRPVAVMAWCIFLLISAANLWLVTSVIL from the coding sequence ATGACAACGAAGACTTCGTTGTCGGAACACCCCGGAATGCGTGCCGTCCCACCATCGCCTATGCCTGGACGCCTTTCGCTGCTGATGGGACCCGGACTGTTGATTGCAGTGGGTTACATGGATCCTGGCAACTGGGCCACCGGTATCGCTGCTGGCGCTCAGTTCGGTTACAGCCTGCTATTCATGGTGGTGCTGTCGAGTCTAGCGGCCATGCTTTTGCAAACACTCGCCTTGCGTCTGGGCGTCGTCACAGGTCAGGATCTTGCCCAGACCTGTCGTCTTCGCTACGGCCGACCAGCCACACTCGCGCACTGGGCAATGGCGGAGATTGCCATCATTGCCACCGATATTGCCGAGGTCCTGGGCGCGGCGTTGGCGTTCAAATTACTATTCAACTTGCCAATGGCCCTCGGCATCGTGCTGACGGCTGTCAGCACACTGGTCATCCTGGGCTTGAAGGGTGCCGCCAATGGCCGAGTGCAGAAGATCGTCCTGGCCCTGGTGGCGACCATTGTCCTGTGCTTCGCCATTGAGCTGGCATTGATCACGCTCGATGTAAACGCCCTGTTCCAGGGGTTCATTCCGTCATTGGACACGCTGGCTCAGCCAGGGGCACTGTTCATCGCGGTGGGTATCATCGGCGCCACCGTCATGCCCCACAATCTGTACCTGCATTCATCACTGGCCCGGTCCAATAGCGTCACGCATGACGGAGAGCAGGTAAAACGGTCCCTGCGCCGGGGTTCCAACGATACGATCCGCGCGCTTTCAATTGCGGCCGCCGTGCAAGTTGCCATTTTGTTGGTGGCCGCCGCCGTCTTTCACGACAGCGGGCACACTGATATTGGCGGTATCGAGCAGGCCCATCAATTGCTGGCCCCCCTGACAGGTGTGGCCATCTCTGCCGTGCTGTTCGCCCTGGCACTGCTCGCCTCGGGCCAAAGCTCGACGTTGACCGGCACCCTCGCCGGTCAGGTCGTGCTCGAAGGGTTCTTAAAGCTCAAAGTTTCATTGTGGAAACAGCGCGTCGTCACCCGCCTGCTGGCCATGGTGCCAGCGCTGTGCGGGATTCTCTGGCTGGGCGACGCCGCGGTGGGTGATCTGTTGGTGTTTTCTCAGGTGGTGTTGTCAGTGCAACTGCCGTTTGCGGTGTATCCGTTGATTCGTTTCACCAGCGATAAAACGCTGATGGGTGATTTTGCTATCTCACGCCCGGTCGCCGTCATGGCCTGGTGTATTTTCCTGCTGATCAGCGCCGCCAATCTCTGGTTGGTTACATCAGTCATTCTTTGA
- a CDS encoding zinc-dependent alcohol dehydrogenase family protein, which translates to MNVAPPYAQSKPIVIETIELAPPGPGEVLVRIRAAGLCHSDLSVINGDRPRPMPMALGHEAAGVVEALGEGVSDLEPGDHVVMVFMPSCGHCLPCAEGRPALCEPGAKANAAGTLINGSVRLSSPAGHVHHHLGVSAFAEYAVVSRNSVVKIDRDLPFVEAALFGCAVLTGVGAVVNTAQLRVGSTAVVIGLGGVGLASVLGARAAGASKIIAVDLSPEKLALAKEVGATAVVNGGDPDAVEQVRQLTGGGADYVFEMAGSIRALDNAMKMTKRGGMTVTAGLPPPGSALPVNVVQLVGEERTLKGSYIGTCVPLRDIPRFIELYRDGRLPVDRLLSGRLKLDDINEGFDRLHDGSAVRQVIEF; encoded by the coding sequence ATGAATGTTGCCCCACCTTATGCCCAGAGCAAACCGATTGTGATCGAGACAATCGAACTGGCACCACCGGGGCCGGGCGAAGTGCTGGTGCGTATCCGCGCCGCCGGCCTTTGTCATTCCGACCTGTCGGTGATCAATGGCGACCGTCCTCGGCCGATGCCCATGGCGCTCGGCCATGAAGCGGCAGGCGTTGTCGAAGCTTTGGGTGAAGGGGTCAGTGACCTCGAGCCGGGTGATCATGTGGTCATGGTGTTCATGCCCAGTTGCGGCCACTGCCTGCCTTGTGCAGAAGGTCGTCCAGCCCTCTGCGAACCGGGAGCAAAAGCCAACGCGGCTGGGACGTTGATCAACGGCTCGGTGCGGTTGAGCAGCCCGGCAGGTCATGTCCACCATCATCTGGGCGTTTCGGCGTTTGCCGAGTACGCCGTGGTGTCGCGTAACTCCGTGGTCAAAATCGACCGTGATTTACCCTTTGTAGAAGCTGCGCTCTTTGGGTGCGCGGTGTTGACCGGGGTTGGCGCCGTGGTCAATACCGCGCAATTGCGCGTGGGCTCGACTGCCGTGGTGATTGGTCTGGGTGGTGTCGGCCTGGCTTCAGTGCTGGGTGCAAGAGCTGCCGGGGCGAGCAAAATCATTGCTGTTGACCTGTCACCGGAAAAGCTCGCCCTGGCCAAAGAAGTCGGTGCAACCGCTGTGGTCAACGGTGGCGACCCGGACGCTGTCGAGCAAGTACGGCAACTGACCGGTGGTGGCGCCGACTACGTTTTCGAAATGGCCGGTTCGATCCGGGCACTCGATAACGCCATGAAAATGACCAAACGCGGTGGCATGACCGTGACCGCAGGCTTGCCACCGCCCGGTTCGGCGCTGCCGGTCAACGTCGTTCAACTGGTGGGCGAAGAGCGCACGCTCAAGGGCAGCTACATCGGCACCTGTGTGCCGCTGCGCGATATTCCGCGCTTCATCGAACTCTATCGTGACGGCCGCCTGCCGGTGGATCGGCTGCTCAGCGGCCGGCTCAAACTGGACGACATCAACGAAGGTTTTGACCGCCTACACGATGGTAGTGCGGTCCGTCAGGTCATTGAATTTTGA
- a CDS encoding LysR family transcriptional regulator: protein MDNRAGEMQVFVRVVDAGSFSQAARQMLMTPSTVSKLIVRLELRLGVRLLERSTRKLSLTDEGRIYYERSNALLAELDDVERVLAQGAQKARGTVRINASVAFGTMAIEPNLPAFWEAHPNIQINLSLSDDIVDMYLDRTDVAFRVGVLTDSTLRARSIGIARRKMVASPEYLEKYGVPDTLEDLAEHNCLSFNFRRSSPVWPMHQSGRIVDRIVQGNLQANNGETVRRMAIAGVGIARLADFHIDEDLAAGRLVEVLAQTGHDSEEVNVLYQGGQHVPQRIRTFLDFMVPRLQAFMNRG from the coding sequence GTGGATAACAGAGCAGGCGAGATGCAGGTATTTGTACGGGTCGTCGACGCCGGCAGCTTTTCACAAGCAGCGCGACAGATGCTGATGACACCTTCGACGGTCAGTAAATTGATTGTTCGACTAGAGCTGCGTCTGGGTGTACGTCTGCTCGAGCGTTCGACACGTAAGCTGTCGCTGACCGATGAAGGACGCATCTACTATGAACGCAGTAACGCTTTGCTGGCAGAACTCGACGACGTTGAAAGAGTGTTGGCCCAAGGCGCACAGAAAGCACGCGGAACCGTGCGCATCAATGCCTCGGTTGCGTTTGGCACAATGGCGATCGAACCCAATTTGCCGGCCTTCTGGGAAGCCCACCCGAACATCCAGATCAACCTGTCCTTGAGTGATGATATCGTTGACATGTACCTGGATCGAACAGACGTTGCATTCCGTGTTGGCGTGTTAACTGACTCGACCCTACGTGCGAGGAGTATCGGTATTGCTCGGCGCAAGATGGTGGCTTCACCTGAGTATCTGGAAAAGTACGGAGTCCCCGACACCCTCGAAGACCTCGCCGAGCATAATTGTTTGAGCTTCAACTTTCGGCGCTCTAGTCCAGTGTGGCCCATGCATCAGAGTGGCCGCATCGTTGATCGAATCGTCCAGGGCAACCTGCAAGCCAACAATGGCGAGACCGTTCGACGTATGGCCATCGCCGGGGTGGGGATTGCCCGATTGGCGGACTTTCACATCGATGAGGATCTCGCCGCTGGCCGGTTGGTCGAGGTACTCGCGCAAACAGGCCATGACAGCGAGGAAGTCAATGTGCTGTATCAGGGTGGACAGCATGTGCCCCAGCGTATCCGAACGTTCCTCGACTTTATGGTGCCGCGTCTGCAAGCGTTCATGAATAGGGGGTGA
- a CDS encoding L-dopachrome tautomerase-related protein produces the protein MSTHQLEIFATFPVERPGNPTVMPDGRVLVSVSAIIAPDISVRAVAQDGQHPAYPNETWAGKPTADGRGMSAVIGIRTDPEGTVWILDMGGPQQQPRLIAWNDHENRLQRLIVLPQNVLRPSSFTQDFVIDWRRQRIYIADMTMNPSGESDYPAIVVVDLQTGLSWRSLECYPGLMPGDVPLMVDGKPLSLRTPEGEVIPYRYGLNPIAIDPLGRWVYFGSMSARKVYRIATEILAQPAGVTPQDEAVEYWCEKPHCDGFDVDAEGNVYVTDITSNAIGLASPAGYRILAKDDQLLGWPDGVELDAQGEWLYITANQLHRHPLLNAGEDDSQPPFHVLRLRVDAPMGSSETP, from the coding sequence ATGAGCACTCATCAACTGGAGATCTTTGCGACATTCCCGGTCGAGCGGCCGGGGAATCCGACCGTCATGCCCGACGGGCGAGTGCTGGTGTCGGTATCCGCCATCATCGCACCGGACATTTCAGTGCGCGCGGTGGCCCAGGACGGTCAGCACCCGGCTTACCCCAACGAAACCTGGGCAGGTAAGCCCACAGCGGATGGCCGCGGGATGTCCGCCGTGATAGGCATCCGCACCGACCCCGAGGGCACCGTCTGGATACTCGATATGGGCGGCCCGCAGCAACAGCCGCGGCTGATTGCCTGGAATGACCACGAGAACCGGCTGCAACGCCTGATCGTGCTGCCTCAGAATGTGCTCCGACCAAGCTCATTCACCCAAGATTTTGTGATCGACTGGCGACGTCAGCGCATTTACATCGCAGACATGACGATGAACCCTTCTGGCGAAAGCGACTATCCGGCCATAGTCGTGGTCGACTTGCAAACCGGCCTGTCGTGGCGATCACTGGAGTGTTACCCAGGGTTGATGCCCGGCGATGTGCCACTGATGGTCGACGGAAAACCGCTTTCGCTGCGCACGCCAGAAGGCGAAGTCATTCCTTACCGCTATGGCCTCAATCCTATCGCCATCGATCCGTTGGGCCGCTGGGTTTATTTCGGCTCGATGTCGGCACGCAAGGTCTATCGGATAGCCACCGAAATCCTCGCACAACCGGCAGGCGTCACACCTCAGGACGAAGCTGTAGAGTACTGGTGCGAGAAACCGCATTGCGATGGTTTTGATGTCGACGCAGAGGGCAACGTCTACGTGACCGACATTACCAGCAACGCGATCGGGTTGGCCTCTCCGGCAGGCTACCGCATTCTGGCCAAAGACGATCAGTTGCTCGGCTGGCCGGATGGCGTTGAGCTCGATGCCCAGGGGGAATGGCTCTACATCACAGCCAACCAGCTGCACCGCCACCCACTGCTCAATGCGGGTGAGGACGACAGCCAGCCGCCGTTCCATGTATTGCGGTTGCGGGTGGATGCACCGATGGGTTCGAGCGAAACACCATGA
- a CDS encoding cupin domain-containing protein: MSEVITRKKLVEAAPHASFDLNAIVKTFPETADTLLVDTRLTDEDEASGRVFRVYHPTPAHYHATCDEYLIIMSGRARFFMGDREPFEVGPGEMLFFKKFTIHGMPEILEHPLFMVSVDTPRRDPSDIIFVDPTTGTAASFVKALS; this comes from the coding sequence ATGTCCGAAGTAATCACCCGAAAAAAACTGGTAGAGGCAGCACCTCACGCCTCGTTCGATCTCAATGCGATCGTCAAAACGTTCCCCGAGACCGCTGACACACTCTTGGTTGATACCCGTTTGACCGACGAAGACGAAGCCAGCGGACGTGTTTTCCGGGTCTACCACCCGACGCCTGCCCACTATCATGCGACCTGTGATGAGTACCTCATCATCATGTCCGGGCGCGCGCGCTTTTTCATGGGTGACCGCGAACCGTTCGAAGTGGGTCCAGGCGAGATGCTGTTCTTCAAGAAGTTCACCATCCACGGCATGCCAGAGATCCTCGAACACCCGCTGTTCATGGTCTCGGTCGACACGCCACGGCGCGACCCCAGCGACATCATCTTCGTCGACCCAACTACCGGCACCGCGGCCTCTTTCGTCAAGGCGCTGTCATGA